One window of Nicotiana tomentosiformis chromosome 11, ASM39032v3, whole genome shotgun sequence genomic DNA carries:
- the LOC138900965 gene encoding uncharacterized protein yields the protein MEDGNSSFNFSGKKKKSELAKLQKEHDEKITIVNELKKKKEEMKLQLEKKEISEEKKDAFRKLSEKYQSMKDEYDSLLDKKLKGKE from the exons ATGGAGGACGGCAACAGCTCATTCAATTTTTCAG GTAAAAAGAAGAAGTCAGAGCTTGCAAAACTACAGAAAGAGCATGATGAGAAGATAACAATTGTCAATGAgctcaagaaaaagaaagaagaaatgaagctCCAATTGGAAAAGAAGGAAATTTCAGAGGAGAAGAAAGATGCTTTCAGAAAATTGAGTGAAAAATATCAAAGTATGAAAGATGAATATGATTCTCTTTTGGATAAGAAATTAAAGGGAAAGGAGTAG
- the LOC104089597 gene encoding glucan endo-1,3-beta-glucosidase, acidic-like, with the protein MMANLLVFVFVGMLMTCLQIIDAQPVGVCYGRNGNNLPSAQDVVNLYKANGITNMRVYDPIPETLTALKGSNISIILDISNDNLQPFSIDPKAAENWVIANIKSYFPQVKFKYISVGNEVSPKNVGTSQFVPFVLPALRNVQQAITKFRMQNQVKATTTIDTGLLTNTYPPSKSVFSDDVTSFINPIIGFLKQNNLPLLANVYPYYGYIGDPGRVPLPYALFTQKNPDLTGYHNLFDAMLDATYYAVEKAGGDNVQIVVAESGWPSDGGFGASMENAGTYYRNLISHVKLGAGTIHKPGKAIETYLFAMFDENIKIGAETEKHFGVFHPDNTQKYNLNFDRIQNL; encoded by the exons ATGATGGCTAACTTGTTGGTGTTTGTATTTGTTGGAATGTTAATGACATGCCTTCAAATAATAG ATGCACAACCTGTTGGAGTATGCTATGGGAGAAATGGGAACAACTTACCATCTGCACAAGATGTTGTAAATCTTTATAAAGCTAATGGCATAACAAACATGAGAGTCTATGATCCAATTCCTGAAACACTCACTGCTCTTAAAGGAAGTAACATTAGCATTATTCTTGATATTTCCAATGACAATCTTCAACCCTTTAGTATAGATCCTAAGGCAGCTGAAAATTGGGTCATTGCCAATATTAAGAGTTATTTCCCAcaagtcaagttcaaatataTAAGTGTTGGCAATGAAGTATCACCTAAAAATGTTGGGACATCTCAATTTGTTCCATTTGTTCTTCCTGCATTGCGAAACGTGCAACAGGCGATAACAAAATTCAGAATGCAGAATCAAGTGAAGGCCACAACGACGATAGATACTGGGCTTTTGACGAATACATATCCACCGTCTAAGTCAGTATTTAGCGATGATGTAACCAGTTTCATCAACCCGATTATCGGGTTCTTGAAACAAAATAACCTTCCTTTGCTAGCGAATGTTTATCCGTACTATGGTTATATTGGCGACCCTGGTCGTGTTCCACTCCCTTATGCATTATTTACACAAAAAAATCCTGATTTAACGGGCTATCATAATCTTTTCGATGCTATGTTAGATGCAACTTATTATGCAGTTGAGAAAGCTGGTGGAGATAACGTACAAATTGTTGTTGCTGAAAGTGGATGGCCATCTGATGGTGGATTTGGAGCAAGTATGGAAAATGCTGGGACTTATTATAGGAATTTGATTAGTCATGTGAAGTTAGGTGCAGGAACTATTCACAAGCCTGGAAAAGCTATAGAAACTTATTTGTTTGCTATGTTTGATGAAAATATTAAGATTGGTGCCGAGACAGAGAAGCATTTTGGAGTGTTTCATCCTGATAATACTCAGAAGTATAATCTTAACTTCGACAGGatacaaaatttataa